A section of the Apodemus sylvaticus chromosome 10, mApoSyl1.1, whole genome shotgun sequence genome encodes:
- the LOC127694513 gene encoding LOW QUALITY PROTEIN: developmental pluripotency-associated protein 5A-like (The sequence of the model RefSeq protein was modified relative to this genomic sequence to represent the inferred CDS: deleted 1 base in 1 codon), which yields MGTLVTREDISLWVKVPEDLKDPEVFFLAHTLVLKFLFGPQGSQMPHIVQVNKAMFELKILESSKFTEVLIYGSEDHKLRTKWMLQSMAERCHLCQAREILKLEEATKTLELGQCLEGSKFPVIVTPTWTQTVASVWFWHDF from the exons ATGGGAACCCTTGTGACCCGTGAAGATATATCCCTGTGGGTCAAAGTTCCTGAAGACCTGAAAGATCCAGAAGTATTC TTCCTGGCCCACACACTGGTGCTAAAATTTCTGTTTGGCCCACAGGGATCTCAAATGCCTCACATTGTGCAGGTGAACAAAGCCATGTTTGAGCTGAAGATTCTGGAATCTTCCAAATTTACCGAGGTCTTAATTTATGGCTCTGAGGACCACAAGCTTCGGACTAAATGGATGCTTCAGTCCATGGCTGAGAGGTGCCACCTGTGCCAGGCAAGAGAAATACTTAAGCTGGAGGAAGCCACAAAGACCCTAGAACTAGGCCAGTGTTTGGAGGGAAGCAAGTTTCCAGTCATTGTGACTCCCACCTGGACACAAACTGTGGCCAGTGTTTGGTTCTGGCATGATTTTTAA